The DNA window GAACAGGACTACAATCTACACGAGGAAAGGAAACAGATCGCCTGGCTTTGCTCAGGGGCCCGCATGCAGTGGTCGAGCCTCTCTGAAATCTGTTGCTGGACTTTTCTTAGGGTTGGGTAGGACTTGGACCCCGCGCAGATCTGGACGGGGGCCGCTGGGAGGAAGGTGGGGCTCGACCGCTGCCCCCCTCGCGCAGATATGGTCCAGACTGCTGGAAAAAATTTGTGAAAATCTGTGTTCCAGTGGAGAAAATGACGATTTTGCTGCTACGAAAGGTGTGCTTCGCTCTTTTACCATCCATAAAAAGGATTCGTCTATTTGTCATTATCAAATGAGCCACACCCGCTAGAATGTTCTACGACGGATTTATTGccaaatttaatatttttttgccgtgccatcttttttttttagttttgccCCTGTCTGAACACCTTCGTTCCTTTTTCATTCACGGTCTCCTCACGGAGAGCACAAACGGGAGAGAGACGAGACGGAGACGCTGCTGCTAGGGCACACGAGGAGAGGGAACGGCTCCCCCGCCGTTAGCCGATGGCAGCCCACCTCCTCGAACGTGTCCACGAAGCTAGTCAGGCGTCCCGGCTCCGCGGGGCGACGCCCGCGCTGCTACAAGTGCTAGATGTTAGAATTTATATGGATAGTTCCTCTAAATTCATATGAACAAATTCTAATAAATCTCGAAGGCCCAATACATGTGTTccctaattatatatatatatatacacacacacacacacacacacacacacggaaCCCTCGTCCTTATGATTCCGCACCAGGAGAGGACGAATACGGTTTTTAGGAAGCGCTCTTCCGCGATTGCTCCCGACTTCCACGACGGGGCGTCTTCCATCCAAGTCAGGTGGCACTATATTTTGACGTATTCATCGTCAGCTGCTCCAAGCTCTTCTTCCATTGCTCATCGACGACCTGtcgtcaccaccaccaccggcgtCACCATCTGCATCTCCATCACCAGCGATGTCGTCTCTCTTTGCGGTCGAAAGGTATACACCTCGTGATCCAATGTCTCTGGTGTACAAGCTATACTTACACCAGTATTTATGCTATTTAAATCTGACTGGTGCACGAGCTATGCTTAACCAGTATTTATGCTATTTAATCTGACTGGTGTACAAGCTATGCTTACACCAGTATTTATGCTATTTGATCTATAAATTGCCTAATCATTCAACACTGGATGGACAAGAACTGGCCAGATCTCATCCAAGGGTACATTTTTTTGCTGTGGTGGTAATCTAAGTGTGTCCAAGCGTGTAGATTAGTCTCGATTAGTGTAGATGTGGTGGTAATTTAACTGTGCCACCTTTTTTTTGTACTAGGCTCGATGGGGAGCCTGATCTTAGCTTAGCAGTGGTAGAACCTCCTGCACAGCAACTGCTGACACCTCTTGTTGATTGGGATACACTACGCATCGAGGAAAGTCGAGATGAAAAGGGAAGAATATAGATCGTTGATGATGAGGTGATGCATGAATTGTTAGGGTTTATGGCCGAGGATGAGGAGGCTGATAAGGCAAGGAAGGCAATCACGAAAGGTTGCGGTCAACAGAACGATGATACTTGGGAGAGGACTGAGGAAATTGATACAATAGGGGTAGCCATTAATATTGATGACTATTTACCAGGGGAGAGGACTGTGGTGCATGATCAAAATCGGCCCTGTATGGATATTGGCACAATTTATCCTAACATTGCAGGATAACACATGTGATGTTATGACTATTTACCAAGGGAGAGGACTGTAGTGCATGATCTGTCTCGTCTCTCTCTCCCGTCCGTGCTCTCCGTGAATGAAAAAGGAACAAAGGTGTTCAgccaggggcaaaactggaaaGAATAAGATGTCGCGGCAAAAAAATTATTAAATTTGGCAATAAATCCATCGCAGGGCATTCTAACGGGCGTGGCTCGTTTGATAATGGTAAACGGACGAACCCCTTTTGCGGGATGGCAAAAGAGCGAAGCCCACCTTTTATAATGGCAAAATCATCATTTTCTCGTTCCAATGTATATATATTAATCTGAAATCTATTGTTTTGTATGAACTTTATTAGATTAAGTTGAGTCTCAAATTCTGTGACAATCTAATCGATAGATACACTATGGATGTGCATCGTTTTTAATCTGTTGAAAACTACTTAGTATTTTCCTCGAGAGTTTTCACAATTCTATCCAAGATGTGTTTTGCAATGAATATTTTCCCCATGAGCACAACGCACCCATTCAAAAGATATTGATATTTGTACGTACTATAATTACAGTGACATCTCTTGCTATAAAAAATAGACACACTACAGAAGAAAATGGGGACAAAAACAGAATCCAGGAAAATTCAGTTCACGTTTGGCTCTGAACTTCACTCAGACTCCGACTCCACCGCCGAGGCAATCTCCAGCTCGGCCCACCACAGCGGGTTATCCCTCGGCGTCGCCTGCTCCGGCGACAGCCCGGTGACGCCTCTCAACGCTCTCGCAACCTCGCCCATGGCCGGTCTCTTCTCCCTGTCGTCCGAGCGCACGCACAGCCCCACGACGTCACGTAGCGCCTCTAAATCTTTGTCGGGCACGGCCGACCTCACCGTCGGGTCAACCATCCCGCACAGCGGCCTCTTGCCGTCCAGGTAGCTGGACGCCCAGAGGACGAGCAGGCCGTGGTCCTCGGAGAATGGCAGCCGGCCGGAGATCACCTCCAGCAGCAGGATGCCGAACCTGTACACGATGTCATCCTGCTGCTTGTCAGAGATCATCTGTGCATCCTTGCCGTCCTCCTTCCAGAACTCGGCGTCGTAGATCTTGGCCGCGTAGTCCTCTGTGAGGTAGATGGACGAGGAGCTCAGGGTCGGTGGCGTCACTGGAGGGTCGAGCTGGATCATGTGCTCCAGGCAGTATGCTACTCCCATGATGATGCGCAGCCGTGCAGGCCAGTCCAAATCTTCAGCTTCTCTAACTGCACAGCAGGAGGAATTATTCTGTTAGCTAGCTAGCAATCAATCATTGCAGCCAACAGGCATCTGTTTTTCAGATATCAATCAAAGCACACCTAACAGTTGAATGGGATTCAGAAAAAACAGTTAGCACCATTGCTGTCTTTCATTATCAGCAAAAGGCAAGAACGTTACTGTATTTCTCTAGGCATCGAGATGCAGAGGTGGGGAGGGCACTCACTATGCAGATGCTCGAAGAGGGAACCGCACGGAGCGTACTCGAAGACCATCATTCTTGTTAACGGCTCGTCGCATGTGCAGTAACCAAGCAAGTTCATCAGGTTCTTATGGTTCACTCTTGACAGCACAGATATCTGAAACAGGAGCGGTTAATGTTCAGTAAGATAAGACACACAACACTACAACAGTGAAAAAAACTAGTTGACTTGACCATAGCTTTGCACATTGCGTAATAACCTTGTTCTTGAATTGCTCCTCAGACCTGTCGGTCCAATCTTCGGCAGAGTTAACTGAAGTGGAGACTACTGCTATTTCGACTCCGCTTGATAGAGTTCCCTTGTACAGCGTGCAGTCGGGCGAGGAGCCGATCACGTTGATGAAGTCCTCACAGGCTGCCTGTAGCTCTGCCCTTCCAAGAGAAGGAACACCTGAACACACAGTATGTACAACATCACATAAGTAATTGCCATGCTGCAAATAAAGCCAATTTATATGCAAGCAACCTGATGAAATTATATGTATGCTAGTCTGATGAAATGTGCCCATTTGGTTAACCCATAAGCTCCTGATGGTGAGAGACTGACCTGCCACGAAGGCTTTACTGAGTGGTCCACTGAGTCCAGTAGACCATGGCATGACAGTGGTATCCTTCTTTCGACGAGAAAAGAGTAGATACGCAATGACAGCAGCTACAGCCACAACGACAAGTGCTCCACCGATGGCTATTATGTAGATTGCCCAGCGAGGTAAAGACTTGGATGGAGATGAAGGATCAACATGATGTGCCTTTGCTTCTGGGCTTTGGAGTCGTCTCTGGACAACACCCCTGATTGCGCTGTTTACCATTAGCGTCATGGATGGATAATTCAACATAGGCTAAGAAATGGACTTTGTGGTGAAGTTGTTATGTACGGTTAGGAAACTACATGTAGTAAAAGAAAGAAACAAGAGACTGACTTTGTTAAGGTTTTCCTGCATGATTGCAGCGCTTCATAAGATAGGCCCTCTGAAATCTCTGTATGTTTGTGCAAGTCAGATGGCAATTCACCAGATAACTTGTAACCCTTGGGTAATCTGCAGAGATCATCATGTGATGTTAATTTTTGTATGGCACTATTTTCATAGATCTGAAAGAATTGTTTTTTTCTGACAAACATATTTTTTTATGAACTTTCTGATGGCAGTTTGACTTAGCAGTTCAGATTTTGCATGTTACCCTTCTCTGCAGGTTTCGGTCCATAAATACGACGAGAATTTGTCCATTTATAATCTACTAGGTCCACAAAAGTTAACGGCGAAGAAAATATTTAAAATTTTGTTGCCACTGTTTCTTATTTTAAATATTACCTTTTGTGCCTGAATCCCAACAAGTAAACATACACAAATTTTCACGTTTGAAAGGGGGAAAAGGGCATCAAGAAATGTTCATAAGTCAAAACTGTCATTTGACAAGCATAGCTTGCTTTAGAATTGTTTGATTTGACTAATACCTGCTGGTGGAAACTAAAACTTACGACAGTGGGCGATAGCAAAATGAGACAAGGACCTGTTCCAATAGTGGTTTAAGTAAGGGATAACTACACATGCTTGGCTACATGCtacttaggccatgtttagaaCACACGAAATTTTCCCTGTTCCTGCGTTTTACCTATGAAATTGAACCGATTCCTGTAAAATTCCTATACGATTCCTTTGAAATTCTTGCATTCCAAATGGTCCCTTACAATACATTCTTGCAACTAAGGGACcatagatcagttggttgggtttcttgtggtggaacctgcccatccgggttcaagtcctcgacttggcacgggtgctcgtattttttggatttattctaggatttaacggcgATATGCTTTTAATGGTAGGCGACGTCCCCGTCGATAGCGAGACGCCCGTGGTGACTttgtgaatctcgagatctacCGGCTCAATCCTtcgaaggtgctcataggggtgtAGGGTTtatacgtgtgttcataggggtgagtgtgcgtgcgtgttgtgggcgtctgcgttgtactgtgtaattctaaaaaaaaaactaagggACACTTTACCCTGAACTCTGAATCTACTAAGGACTGATATTAGCAGAAGGAAAACTGAAGATTGAACGAGAACAGCACTTACAACGCCACCACCTTGCCATCATCTGCGCAACTCACTCCCCGATTCAACGAAGATCTAATAGGATCATCTGCTACGCTCTCTCCAAATCTCAAAAGAGGTCTCCCTGAAAAAAGCACCAGTAGAATTTGTTTAGGCACGAATCCATGCATAGTCTGTCATCTATTTTAATATTGCCCCACCAAAAAATTCTTTGCGCCCACCCACCTTGTTCGTTGATGGAAGCACAAGACCCAAGCTGCCTCTGAGACACGAGCAAGGACAAGAGCAAGAAGTAGGCAGCAGCCCTGATGCTGCGCATCTCCACCATTTCTGTGTGTCCCCAAGCCCAGGCAAAGAGCTCAAACCTCCTCTCTCTACTGCAGGATGTTAGAAGAGAGAGTAAGAACAAGGGAAGAGAATAAAAGAGggacaccaccgccaccaccatagATTCGACGGTTTACCTGTGAAGCCTGGTGATTAACTGACTGACTGTACAAGCAAGCTTGGCTAGCTAGATGTCGGAAAGCTCGCATCTTTTGCGctgagggagggggaggggcgcaCACGGATTGGATTGCATACCACCGCAAGAAACGAATCGAGATGCCATAATCGAATAATCCCCCATCTGCTTGTGCTTGAGGCCCCTCTCCTGCACGAAAGGCATCATAAAGGGAGTGTTTTCAGAATGGAAGATGTGAAACATGCGAAAGGAAACAGAAAAGTAGGAGAGGATCTTGGAACTTGCAGCTGTGGAAGTAAAGAATCCACATTCGTAAGCTAGTGCTCCATCTATTTGAACTGAAAGAACTGAAGAACCAAAGCTAGAACAGGGACAGAAGGAACGAAGGACTCACAGAAACCAAACCGGAAGCAAAAGAGGATCTGCTCCACAATAGCCCCCACCCGGCCGGCCATTCCTCCACTCTTCAGGAGACGACTCTCAGTCAGGTCAGAGCAAGCAGCAGCTAACGTCTTGCTGGGGAACAACGGCACAAAGGAACTGGAGAAGCCAACGAGAAGGAACGTACAGCTAGGATCTTCTGTTCGAGTACCTGGTCTGTAAAGCTTAGCTTCCCAATCCCGGCAGTAGAATCTGGTGGACTGGATGTACTTTGGAGGAGGATGTCTGTCCGTCCCCGTGCGTTTGTGGGCAGCCAGAGACGCAACGAGATGCAGTAGCCATCTGGTGGGCCGTTTGCTAACTGGTTGCCCAACACATGGAAActtccttttatttatttttcttctgGGGTTTTTTCTCCTTTACTTATTAAATTATATCGTCACCTCACCACTGGCACTGGACCACCAAACGTGACTAGCCAAGAACCTACCGTAGACAGTGTACTTTCGACAATTTGGTACACACATGCGAAGACTATCTAGGATTCAACGCCTAGTAGGCTTGGGGCGCGTTTGCGAGGGTGTACCTCGCCGGCCTGGCCGGCTGGCCATGGCCTGGCCACCCTTAGTCCGGTCCAAATGGTGCAAGTGCTCGTGTTTGTCATCGTGGCTCAACAGAGCCGAGTTCGATTGAGATCGTGTTTGTTGTGCTTGTAAAATTGAATGCGGTGAACTTAGAGCGCGCCTCCAGCGCTCGAGCGAGCCGCTTCTGCGCTCGAGCGAGCCGTGCCGCCAGGAAACGAACCTCCACCTCGTTTCTCGGGAGCCATGAGAGAGAAGGCAAATTGCACGGCGACAGCCCGGCTCGTTGGTGGGCCCTAGCTCGCAAACATGGGGAGTTGCATGCGGAGGACGCAGCCCGGCCGTGGAGCCAAGGTCACAAACGCCCCCTTGGTGGATGACTGGATGTTACACACAACTTCGGTTTTCTACTACTACCTTTGACGTGTTCTACATTTATGGACATATTCATTTTTGCTAAACAGGACTTTGCCGACATATCTTagattgacaaaaaaaaaaaaaatacatatgtATCTTCTTGTCGATAGACACGTCAATACGACATCAACCACTGAAATAGAAAATAAATAACTAAAGATATATGAGCATCTAAGACGTATCGGAGACTCAAACATagcatgttcgtttgttggtttttgccagggcttatcagtcagccaacagtgtttttctctcacagcaaaccagtaccagccaggcttatcagcccagaaaccaaccaacgtaCAGGCCGAGTATGCATGGACCTTTTCAATTAGAGGTCTAGGTGTCGTCTTGTTCCTTTTCATGGACCCGTTTTTGCACTTTCGTGCTAATTTTGCATGCCACCTACCTCGTGTCTTCATGAGTCACCAGTCACCGTAGCTATGGACCGTGTCAAATAATTTAAATGATTGATTGAGCAGACTCAATAAAAATACCATATATTAGAATGGCAGCAAGacttgttattttttttatcaaaccTAAAACTATTCAACGTTTGGTTAACATAATTATCTTTTATTGACTGGGGCACTGCTTTTGTTGTGCAATTTGGATAACAAGGAACGACGCGGTGTTTGATAAAGGTAGCTCAAAAACTTTTTCTTTCAAATTCTTTTCAGGAGATGCATTGGCTACAATTTTGAACTCTATTATAACACTCGGATCAAGGCAAGGAATAAATTCTTATGCTTGAAAGCTACTTAGAATCAAGAGCCATATAGTTTTTCGCATCGACTGAATGGTCTTTTATTTATCGTCTTAGACTTTAGTTGAGTTTAATTTTTGGGTGTGTTATGGGTGCAGGAAATCGTCTCCTCACGTCGCTCCTTATTAAATTTACTCAGTTGATGTGTGCATTTGATTTTTCTTTTCTACACTATTAGTTGATGTGTCTATACATTGGAAAGAGTACACAAGTGATTGTTAGACAATCTGTGTTCCCATCTTCACTTAAATTTTAGAACATTTTTGGACCGTGCCTTCACTTGCGTTGCACTTTTGGACAGTGTCCTCGGCAAGTTCATGGCTTGACCATTGATGTACTGCACCAGAGCAAGTCAATTCACAAAATTATGGAGTAGATTGGTGGCATGGATTGACCTGGTGGTATGGTATTTCCTTGAAGACCTCATCTTTACcatcctctctttttttctcaaaaaaaatctTTACCATCCTCTTCTCCATGCAAATTAAAtgattttttagataatggaaaattTCCGGCTTCAGCGTTCTTCTCCATGCAAATTAAATGATGGGAAAAACAAAGCGCCTCAGTTTGCCAGTTTTATCTCTGCTAACACAAACTAATTAGCATGGATACGATAACACCACTGTttgttttttctcgaatacgcaaaagatttgcgcaTTATTTTAATTAAGGTAGAATAGTTTCATACAAACGACGCGCTTCCAACGGGTCCGCCCTAGGAGGTCTACAGGATTACAGAATAGTGCCGGACCATCCTAGCACACGTTATTTTAGATTTTCTCTACTAGATATACACTCGTTTTGTTGATGCTAATTTCAGAAACGAACTAATTAGCTTAGTAAAGATCATATATTCTAAACTAACTATAGTTAATTATTGTTTTCTGAAATGCTATGAACGGTCACATCCCATTTAGCCATTATTCAGACTAGCTAATCATCTATTTATTTAAAAGGTTTGAATGGCCAATTAAATGGGTTTAACAGTCCGATTAAATAGAAACAACTTACCACCATGTAAAGTTTACACAATGTTTAAATGGGACTGACGACTATTTAGGCTAACAGTGGTGGGGATTTTGTATGTGGTGATATTACTCTCTCTCAACAAAAGATTGGATTGAGCTGTGAGGAAGGTTCGTGTTGCATATTTCATGGCGTATGTCATCATGCATAAACGGTAGGCTGTTCATCTCACATCATGTGTTAGAGAACATAGAGGTTGTATATATAATTGTAGCCTTGCCCATCAGTGCAAATTGGCTTACAAATTTAGGTTTGGTTCATCGAACCGACGAACCGGGTCATCTCCTGTATGGCCTGTCCTGCGTTGATTGCAATGCTGCCATTTAAATTATATGTTTAATAAAATTTCACTGACACAAACACCATCGGTTGGGTGTTTGGTCTAGTGGTATGATTCTCGCTTCGGGTGCGAGAGGTCGCGAGTTCGATTCTCGCAACACCCCCAAGTTTTAGCCGTTCATGTTCTTTTTTGTCTGTGCTTACATTCAGGTcctcatatttttttatttttatattcaGATCCTCCTTTTTTTTTGTCTGTGCTTCACTGATTCTCTGCATATATATGCAATATGCACCTTCTTTGGTTTACATTCAGGTCCTCCTTTTCTGTCTGTGCTgctgtgcatatatatatatgcaatagGCATCTTATTGGGTTTTCTTTTTCCTCTCTGTTTATCCTGCCCATCTCACGCATATGATTTCATGCCGTTATCTGGCCAAACCTATCAAAGGCCATGTTTGGATTCACTATCTGATAATAGTTATCTAGCTAATAGTTATTATCTGATTTGGTTCAGCAAGTTGAATAGTTGTTATCTATAGCTCAAACTAACAATTATCTAGTCCACTATCTATACCTGTTTGGATCCTAAATAGATAATTATTAGCAGATAGCTACTATCTATAAGGATCCAAACAGGGCTAAGTTGGTAGTTGTTTAGAAACAAGCGCATGTgcatcaaacgacacttagacGTGGCCAGTTTGTGCTTGTCCATGGCAGGCATTTAGACAACCCAAACGTGCTACAACAGCACAAACGCCACTCTGAGCTGCCTCCCCCAACCCGTAACCATCACAATCATACGTTGTCGTGCACGAGCCCATGTGGATCGATGCAAGCACATCCTCATGCAACACCATCAAACGTTGAGGCCCTAATATTTCTGTAGTTCCCAAATTTTAAAGTGAGCACGACATGCCACCAACACAAATTCGTTATGCCAGGAAACAACAAACTTACATCACAGAAATCGCAACCAGAATAGCATCACGCTGTCACATGCAtttttcatcaagtacttaaaaACGACAACATCTACCAACGACAGTACCATGCATTAACTATCATGATGTTATGCTCAAGAATTCCATAACGGTGACCCAAATCTCAGCAACAAGTCCCAGCCAACTCTACTCAGATGGTAGCTCGGGAAATCATCAGTATGTGCTTA is part of the Miscanthus floridulus cultivar M001 chromosome 9, ASM1932011v1, whole genome shotgun sequence genome and encodes:
- the LOC136481347 gene encoding protein MALE DISCOVERER 2-like isoform X1, translated to MVEMRSIRAAAYFLLLSLLVSQRQLGSCASINEQGRPLLRFGESVADDPIRSSLNRGVSCADDGKVVALLPKGYKLSGELPSDLHKHTEISEGLSYEALQSCRKTLTNAIRGVVQRRLQSPEAKAHHVDPSSPSKSLPRWAIYIIAIGGALVVVAVAAVIAYLLFSRRKKDTTVMPWSTGLSGPLSKAFVAGVPSLGRAELQAACEDFINVIGSSPDCTLYKGTLSSGVEIAVVSTSVNSAEDWTDRSEEQFKNKISVLSRVNHKNLMNLLGYCTCDEPLTRMMVFEYAPCGSLFEHLHIREAEDLDWPARLRIIMGVAYCLEHMIQLDPPVTPPTLSSSSIYLTEDYAAKIYDAEFWKEDGKDAQMISDKQQDDIVYRFGILLLEVISGRLPFSEDHGLLVLWASSYLDGKRPLCGMVDPTVRSAVPDKDLEALRDVVGLCVRSDDREKRPAMGEVARALRGVTGLSPEQATPRDNPLWWAELEIASAVESESE
- the LOC136481347 gene encoding protein MALE DISCOVERER 2-like isoform X2 — its product is MVEMRSIRAAAYFLLLSLLVSQRQLGSCASINEQGRPLLRFGESVADDPIRSSLNRGVSCADDGKVVALLPKGYKLSGELPSDLHKHTEISEGLSYEALQSCRKTLTKGVVQRRLQSPEAKAHHVDPSSPSKSLPRWAIYIIAIGGALVVVAVAAVIAYLLFSRRKKDTTVMPWSTGLSGPLSKAFVAGVPSLGRAELQAACEDFINVIGSSPDCTLYKGTLSSGVEIAVVSTSVNSAEDWTDRSEEQFKNKISVLSRVNHKNLMNLLGYCTCDEPLTRMMVFEYAPCGSLFEHLHIREAEDLDWPARLRIIMGVAYCLEHMIQLDPPVTPPTLSSSSIYLTEDYAAKIYDAEFWKEDGKDAQMISDKQQDDIVYRFGILLLEVISGRLPFSEDHGLLVLWASSYLDGKRPLCGMVDPTVRSAVPDKDLEALRDVVGLCVRSDDREKRPAMGEVARALRGVTGLSPEQATPRDNPLWWAELEIASAVESESE